The sequence agaaaattattataatttctctttgttatgataatattggtgtggctcaattatgtatgaaataaaatatcggccaaatggccgccgcggccttggcggcacacctccacccaatggtccaaattttcgatgacgctgaggctctatgccgttaatgtgccgaattatctcatcctttagctcttgaattgttgctggcttatcaatgtacaccttttctttcaaataaccggaaaaaaagaagtccaacgggacgtgagattattcggccatcaaatttttcgcgcaaaagagccattgtttcgttagctgtgtgacaagtggcaccgtcctgttgaaaccacatatcgtccacatccatatcttccaattcgggccataaaaagttcgttatcatctcacgatagcgaacactattcacagtaactgcctgaccggcctcattttggaaaaaatacgcaaaaggcccaatgatgccgccggcccataaaccgcaccaaacagtcattctttgtgggtgcattggtttttcggcaatcactctttgattatcattcgcccaaatgcggcaattctgcttcttgacgaatccactgaggtaaaaatgtgcctcatcactgaagatgattttcttcgaaaactggtcattcactgttgccatttcctgccaccattctgaccattgacgacgcttgaaatggtcaagaggctttagttcttgagtcaattgcaccttgtaagcgtgtaaatgcaagtctttatgcataatattcatcaacgacgagcgtgagagctgcaattgttgggcacgacgacgagttggggtggacggctcttcaaccacactatcgcgaacagcagcaatattttctgcagtacgagctgtacgagcatgcactggtgttttcacatctcctacagatccggtttgctcaaactttttcacaatttttccgattgcaCGCACATTTGgatgattaaattgaccgaaaaaatcacaaagtcacgatatgcattttgatttgaacggctgtttttataataagccttaatcactttaacgcgttgctcggtTACGTATCTTTCCattgttcaaattgagttagtctgaaattgaaaaatattaattgaagTGCAGAAAAGaacttgatgtttaggtgtggtttacattcaacatcggcccttaaaatttagccaccctttatttacaatatttgttttattcacttcaaatttgcattttttataccaaaattgaatgaactataaaattgcatacctaaagttacaaaaaaaataacaaataagaagtttacaattttgatacaaattttttaaattgtgcacAAAGtatgaaacttttatttatatggttttaGTTGTAGAAAAATCGCGGATGACATCGCAGTGGTAATGGTAGCAAAGTAAGCCCACAAAATTGAGAGGATCGCCAGCAAATCAGTAAGCGAATCAAGGCTTGGCTAAGGTTTATGAAGTTGCAATTTGTTGAGTATATGACCGATGGAGTCCTAATAAGCAGCAGAAAGACAGTAGAaactataaatgtaaatgttgtGACTGTAACTATTCGTTCAAAACCcactattattttgaaatataccttttttcaaaagttcgccattttgttatttatgaaaaaaaattccccattgtagcacctgccagaatgacaagtctacataataatacagtttaactttttcgtttcagatgaagagccaaaatcctgttgacaagccacctatcttgTTGTTCTTTGGTGCCaccctactacaaaaaaatattacaaaaaaaaaattttttgagtgatGATTGACAGTCgtttaaacttcaaaacgcacctGGAATATGCTGTGAAGAACGCATCGAGTATGCAGTCCTGATTGTCGcgaataatgccaaacaacGGCGGACCTAGCCACAGCAAAATAATACTAAATATAGCAGGGTAGTCAGCTTGGTTTGTTTATAAGCCGCACTGATCTGGACTGATGCACTGAACATAAACAGCTACACAAAAAAGCTGATAGCCGTCTCTCGGCTAAGCACTTTGCGGACTATCTGTGGCTTCTGTACAATTTCGGACGATGCTTCCTTCGTTATAGCCGGTCTAGTCTCCGTAGACATTttggcgaaagaaatgcagagagtGTATTTAAGGCTATCCGAGCTCGACGGCACATCAAGTCGTTCGATCCCCACTGGCAAGACTGGTGGAACAGATCACCGAAAGGTAAATGAACGCATGGGCTAATACCTATTCTTACGATGTGGTTAAAAAGGAACCATGGGGAAACAAACTTCCATCTAACCCAATTCTTTTCAAGGCACGTGGTGTTTGGAGAGTGGTAGAAagtggagaggtgtttagtacgtaggtgtaactgtgaggctacaagtcgtgcatactGCTATGCCGGCATAGaagtactcatgagagtttcctcttcacGGGCGTCATCCCGGAAAAAAATCCACTTGCACTTGCACTTACACTAGGATTTGCACTTACACTTGGACGTGTACTTGCACTTGCACTTGTACTTGCACTTGGATTTGCATTTGTACTTGCACTGGAAGCTGCAGTCGAACTACGAGTACTCCCTGGAAACATAGCAAGGAGTATCtcataatttcaaataatttcacgaaactggttctgttgagGATAGAAAAGATTTGGTTCTGCTGAGAATATTACTGATGCAgcgcaaaatgttgctgaacaaACTGCAACATCGAAATCCTGGCATTCTCAGCAATTTGGccttcatgaatcgactgtgtGGCGGATTCTCCAGCCGATGTACTCATGGGAGGCATCTAAATGATGTCCTTTTTCACATATAACTGTTATtagacatattttttgtttatgcgcaCCTTTTGTGTTTCTCAAATACGAATTGGAATTATACGGTGTAATTCGCAATCAGTTTAAAAAACTAGTTCGCAAAGCTTTTTACATACATGTGAATCTTAATAAGTATCATCTCAACTAAAGTGTGCTAAAAATCGGTTTGACTCTTTACTCGAATTTCTATATTTTCAGAAGCTTTCACTTTGAAAGCACTTAAGGGGAAAGAGCTTTCACTTAACTAGAATAACTTTTACTCCGTTCTCTTACCAAATACTATTTTACTTAAACACTGAAAACAAAACCTTAGTACTCAATTCTGCATTCAAATGCTTTTATTACCATCCAGAGTtttccaaatataaataaaagtctaACTAAAATTCCACTGCCTTGCCGctcatattttcttatatatgtatttagagAGATAATTttccgtttttattttatacttcagAATTGATGTGGGCATATGTTGAATCGCTGCCGTAGTGCCCTGATGATCGTGGAAGAAGCCGCAATATCTCACCGGCTGGTACAGATTTAATTCCTGCCGCATGCGTGCGCGATAGAACAAATCGGTGGCACAGTGTTTCAGTATGCGCAACTGTTTCTTCATGCAACGTCGGCACATATCCAAATTCAATTGGAATTGATGGAAATAATCACCGATGGGAGTTCTATTGCACTTTGAGCATTTGGCCGTATTTATGGGTGTGCAAATAATGGCGACTGCAGGCCAAAAAATGCGCTTGCAACCGAAAGCGGAGCATATCTTCAAACTGGTCGCCGGTTTGTTAAATGCATAATCAGCTGGGCTGTGAGATGGAAAGAAGGAAAATCAGCTCAACTGTTTTTTGGAAAGAATTTACACTTAAAAAGTACAAAACCAACTCACCTTGGCGTCAAGAGTTTCTTATCGTCAGCATACTTGGATCCCACATTGAATGGACGCGCCGCTTGTTTGGGTTTTTTCCACGGTTCGACGTCATAAGCACCAATTGGCGGAAAACGTGATATATTAGTGGGCGGCAGGCGTGGCAGTTTGCTTGCAAAAGATGAATAACCCAGTGTAGATGGATACTACATATATAAAGAGAAGGAATAGATAAGCATTGgaaataacttaatttttttgcaagatGACCAACTAACCCACTTACTTTTATTTCCAAACCTTTCGTGTGAAAATATTCGAAAGGGCCAGGAAAGTCACGTACTTCGCCTTGCATTTTGCGCATAAATGGCGTTAAACTCGGGCCAGACATAGCGAGCGTTACACGCTCCATGCCCGAGCCGAAGGCAACACGTGGAATTTCTGGCGGGTTTACCACATAAACGAAGCCTAGAAGAAGTAGATAGAGAGAAAAGTGAGATAGAGAGAGGAGGAAATATGGAAAATAGAGCACGCGGtcgttaaaagtaaaaatatttagagaaaaaaattatgaaaaaccatcgagaattttgagccacttaaaaTTTGcacgtttttaaattaaaatttaatgggctatgaaactgcttgatttttctaaattcttaattaaattctgattaaaatgcttgaaaatgaaaacacATAAATTTCATTCCATTCCATTTAGAAAGCTTTCACTTATAACAGAATATGCTAAAGCTGTCACTACAGATATATTGGGTTGCTTATATTTCTtaatatccattttttttaaagctccCTTTTAATTGAGCTCCCTATACAGGATTGGAACTACTCTGAGATTCTGTGGTGTGCTTCTGGAAAGATGGACCTCGCGTcgactcagcgagcgctgggctagcgCGCAAGCGTGTAAAATCGCGATATCCTTCTGGCCATGGATGGATCGGAAGtactcgagggaacttctaaggctaacaaagcagtacatctcgaatttggtaggtatcctttTACGGGACATTGGTTTTGGTATTGGGATTGATTCAAGTCCAACTTGGGATTGCTGCAAGTCCTTTTTGCGGAAGCTGTCTGGAGTACGAGgtagaatcatctcagcaccgtattctcagctgccctgctctcgtggGTAGAGGTCTACACCTctaggctctcactttttcgctacacctgcggatattatATAATAGCTTGAAGCTGCTAATACGAACATAAATCAGCACTCTtcgtcgtcatcctctaatccaaggCCTCTTCTTGCTCTTTTCCACCTCTCTGGTGCCTGCCTTCCCTTCTACTTTTCCCCTCTCTTCCCCCTGGACAAATTTTGAATATGTTTCCAAGTGGGCccctcgcaagggcagccatttatcctcACGTAACCTAATTGAGCAGTTTTTGCTTTGCCAAAGCTTTCagtttaaagtttatttttattcaaggcgaagctattaaaggtggtatcagtaaatcagctgatttttttttttttcctttcgccgtgtccatctGGCTGTCAgaacagaatgaaacaaggcgaattcattctttgtttccttatttgccaatactttgctttgacaatcaaacgtacaaaacattgttgttgatcTAGTGCCaacacctttaatgaatgcgctttGTAAAATCTtgcattttgaacttttttatgcGCATCTCTCTTTTCCAGTTTACTGCCTTCCTTTTCATTCATCCTTCACATTTAAGTACTTTTTTGTCCAAGTCTAAGCTTGCCCATCAATTTCACTAGTCCATTTCATTGCTCTTAGTTTCCTTAGTATATAAATCTCaacacttttaataaaatattccaatattacTTTTATCTGCTCTCGCCCGCGCAGTTATCAATTGCGTTTCGCGCCGTTGCGCTCTCAAACATTCCCGCtcgaattttgttaatttttttagaaacatgCCGATGCCACAagcaaaattcaactgaagcatAGCTAATCAATGGCAGAATATTTGAAGCCTCACGCAATTCATCCAATCAATCTAGCGGCACTACCAAATCCATCGCGTAAGTAGGTCATCATCAGTGGGGGGTGGccatgtgcaaaaaaaaaaaaacggagcaCATTTCCCGCGTAACACATTTGCGTGCGTATGCGAGTATATGTTGGTACGCATGTACGTGTGTCTAGTTCAATTAGCCGCCCAAAGGCAAACGCTCACGCAACTCATTTCCTCACGCATATCGCTTTTCGATATTCATTGGCAGTTTAGACAATTTATAGTTCCTATTAATCGTGGCAACTTTGAAGAGTGAAATAGCTACCGACCTGGTCCTGGTACGACCGCCAGCTATGCAGCATTatacttgtaaatatgtatttggcATTTGTACTTTTTACATTGGCATGTAAACGGCTTTGTTGTTGCACTTCCGAGCCCTCAAAAGTAATTGCACGCCTGTAAATTCTATTCCATTTTTTACTTCTCTTTCTCTCGCTTTGATCCTTACTCACCCTCCATTGCATTAATTCaggatttttatttgaaaaacaaacttAAGGCTTccccaaaatatattttcttttgttttcattaaagaCAAatctaattaaatattataaatgacATTTGGCGTAATGTAATTCACACAAGCACGAGGTATTCTATGAAGCTTGAAGCAAGCACAGTACTTCTCTTTCGCGGAGAGCAGATAAGCAATACATGACTATAGAATATCGAGTATAAAACACTTACGGCATGCGTTTCCAAAGGCCCTCTTTTTCTCGATTTGCGCGATTAccatcccgaaaaaattatgattttcaataaatttttttttgctagtcaattgctttattttacaaaaataaaaacatagcattaatacataatGTTTCGGCTTGccttcagcaaaatttcaaataaaaaatttataattgtaaaagttatcgttgtttg is a genomic window of Anastrepha ludens isolate Willacy chromosome 6, idAnaLude1.1, whole genome shotgun sequence containing:
- the LOC128867890 gene encoding uncharacterized protein LOC128867890 isoform X2, producing MEGFVYVVNPPEIPRVAFGSGMERVTLAMSGPSLTPFMRKMQGEVRDFPGPFEYFHTKGLEIKYPSTLGYSSFASKLPRLPPTNISRFPPIGAYDVEPWKKPKQAARPFNVGSKYADDKKLLTPSPADYAFNKPATSLKICSAFGCKRIFWPAVAIICTPINTAKCSKCNRTPIGDYFHQFQLNLDMCRRCMKKQLRILKHCATDLFYRARMRQELNLYQPVRYCGFFHDHQGTTAAIQHMPTSILKYKIKTENYLSKYIYKKI
- the LOC128867890 gene encoding uncharacterized protein LOC128867890 isoform X1; its protein translation is MVIAQIEKKRAFGNACRFVYVVNPPEIPRVAFGSGMERVTLAMSGPSLTPFMRKMQGEVRDFPGPFEYFHTKGLEIKYPSTLGYSSFASKLPRLPPTNISRFPPIGAYDVEPWKKPKQAARPFNVGSKYADDKKLLTPSPADYAFNKPATSLKICSAFGCKRIFWPAVAIICTPINTAKCSKCNRTPIGDYFHQFQLNLDMCRRCMKKQLRILKHCATDLFYRARMRQELNLYQPVRYCGFFHDHQGTTAAIQHMPTSILKYKIKTENYLSKYIYKKI
- the LOC128867890 gene encoding uncharacterized protein LOC128867890 isoform X3 — protein: MERVTLAMSGPSLTPFMRKMQGEVRDFPGPFEYFHTKGLEIKYPSTLGYSSFASKLPRLPPTNISRFPPIGAYDVEPWKKPKQAARPFNVGSKYADDKKLLTPSPADYAFNKPATSLKICSAFGCKRIFWPAVAIICTPINTAKCSKCNRTPIGDYFHQFQLNLDMCRRCMKKQLRILKHCATDLFYRARMRQELNLYQPVRYCGFFHDHQGTTAAIQHMPTSILKYKIKTENYLSKYIYKKI